ttttttagtatagtactatcattaaaaaatgataagcACTACATTATTATGTACGTTTAAATCTAAAGTTACTATATAATATGACTGTTATCATATGGCAagtttatcataaatattatatgatatataatcaattattttttttacgacggATTAATTGGATTGCAATTCTTCTTCATAGACTAGAGCTGATACttgataaaataactaaaaaaatttatacacaatACATATGTTGTGTAAGATAAGACGTTACTGATAAACTGATATCCGATTGATAACCGCgagttatataattaaataataaatgtgttcTGTCttcttttcaaagaaaaatatacattctaaATAGATTTCTAAATAGATGAGTTCAAATAATCGGTAAATCAACGGTAAATTAcgttatttgtaaattatatacagcaatttttgtatatagcAATTTGATATATGCATTATTCTTCATTCGCGATTAtctattgttaatttattctatataattatatcttactGTGCTTAAATCTATATTGCTTGcgctataaatatacttttacgACGTCGTTTCAATCGTCGCAGACAATGTAGGTAGCTGTTGTGGAACAAAGTTTACAACCTCATGATATACAAGTTCTGCAAATGAGAACGTCCGTCATtcgaaatgtaaaaatgttttaaactgagataggaaataataaaagttaccCTTCCACTTCTCCACTGGTAGATCCATATCCTCGAAGCTTTGATCGTATGGTAAAGAAACGGGCTCGTCAGTTGGATCTGCATATTGCGCAAGATACGAATGTGCTAAGGCCTGCTCTGCGGTGATTCTTTTTTCTGCGTCGAGTTCCAACATCAATTCCAGCAAATCAATggctaaataaaaattaaaaattattttacttgttcAATACGTGTGTATCTTTAAAATTCtcataaaagcaatttttactTACCTAAAGGATTAGCTCCACGAAATACCtctttaaaattcttcttCTTCAGTGGTGGTAaactttgaatataatttctgGCCTGTAATCATAATTCAATCGTGGTAGAAAAATAGCACCATTCATACTATTTCGAGAGATCAATAAtctgtatttattgtaatatttctttctatcaGTCGTTAGATATGTGTAATCTATAGAAATTTTCTGTGTAGAGTTGTTCTGCATATTGTAGAAAGATCTTAGAAGttttaatggaaatttttataatgtaaccaaaaaattataagatttatttttatgaaataaatatatgagaaaTCAAGATGTCCAAAAATTACACACAtgtatacatttcttttatatactgAGTCTTAATACAAAATCTAATATAtcgagttttaaaaaaaatttacctcTTGGCTAGTAACTTTGCTTAATGTTTCACCTGTAGGTGTACCACAAAGTACTAACACTCGTGTTAGGTGATCAATGTCTGCTTATGGTTAAGGTATGtttaaaagcaatattaattatacaacagaaaaatgattttaacaaCGCTATATCAAGAGATAGATATATACATCAAACCATTCCCATAAATTGTAAGTCATTGCATCTAAAGCAAGCtgcatatttgttaaaaaaaacagCGTGAACTGATCCGAATAAAGAAGTatgcaacaaaatttaattttatacattttttatcaatatgcCATATCTACATATGTCGAATTTTGTATATCATTCAAACAATTATGATCAAGAGACATATCTTATCCCATAATTGATCTTgcaatttatgtttaaatttttctatttatacatataataattacataattgcaTATGTGTTACCtttaatactatatatattatcgtccatataaaatatagttgcAAGTTATCaaagtataaatttgttacatttgtattaattgcatcaataataatttattaaactcatcGTAAACTTGCCAAGTGTAATATTGATGTGTCATTTAATAAAGGAAAGATATAAGCATAACTCATATGTAAGATTTGTAATACATGCATATTTCATGctctaataataaatcactAAAAATCAGCAAAAATAACTTACCGATTctgatgatatttttttcatgaacTCGTCTCGTGGAGTACCCAAAATTTCCATAATTAAATTCAGTTGATGAATATCTGCTCTTGCTAAGGCTCCACTATATTTCTCTTCAAACACACTAAATATCCCCTTTGTTAGATatcttttatcatttctaAAAGCAATATGCAACGAGTATATTCccttaatttaacattaatatttttatctgcagGATGTGTTCATCATATTATATTCATGCTCAATTTGCAGACAGCTTTTAgattatattgcaataataatgcaaagcAAATTGCTTTCTAAAAGCATTAAGCAGAATATGTCGAGATACTAGCTTTAATAGTTCGATACAATAATAGCAAGTCAGTTATTGTAGATCCTTAGCAAAAAgcatatgtattaaaaaatattataagcaaACGAAAcaaagtgaaatatttatcaagattaaTTAGTATAGAAACGtgttaaaaacataaaatatacatttatcgtgaaagaaatattgacgTGAAAAATATTGGGGATTAGTAGTAACAACACAAATTTGTCAAATGACTTAAAGGATACGATCTGTTCCAGGAAATAATGTTCTTCCAGTTAACAATTCTGCCATAATGCATCCTACTGACCAAATGTCGactaaaatgtataataattatattacaatgttgtaatataaaagattctaaagtatctatattttataagatagagcacataatatatccTTCTTCactaatatctttttaatacaattgcTAACCTGTTTGATTATAATGCATCCAATTAAGCATGATTTCAGGTGCTCTGTACCACCTAGTAGCGACATAACCGGTCATTTCATTTTCTGTGGGTCTGGCCAAGCCAAAATCCAGTATTTTCAACTCACAATCCTCATTGACAGCTATGTTAGATGGCTTCAAGTCCTAGAAattgaatcaaatttataagaaactGCTctcatactttttatatattttcataaacataaaatacattatcatACCCTGTGTATAATTCCCGCAgaatgaatatatttcaatccaCGAAGTATTTGATAAACAAGAAATTGTACATGATCATCTGAGAGCTTTTGTGTTCTGACAATATTGTTCAGATCAGCACCCATTAGATGTGTGACCAGATATCTAGACAGATGGACAtcaagttaaatttaatatcgcaagataaaattaatcccCATATGCGTGTCAAGTGATACTTACACATGTTGAAAATCTTCCAAAGATGAAGACGGATGAAATACGTCTAATAGTCCTATCACCTATGAGACATCAACATATATCTTTGAAAatgattagaaatatataacgCTGATTGAGTTTACCCACATTTTCATGATTCATGTGCTTCAGCATACGCAGCTCCCTGTATGTGCGTTTTGCGTGTACAGCTGACTGAAATGGCCTAGCCAACTTCTTAATCGCTACTTTTTGCCCAGTGGTTGTATCCACGGCTGAactgaaatataaaacatatattttttattttttataacatgatTCCATTCATCtttcttattaatacattgtgagtaaatatatataatttgttaataagttattataaacttttctgtcattcattattataaattacattataaattatgataatatcaGGCATTGCAGATTCAATTAACTTTGTAGTAATACATCttcggaattattttatataatttgtttttttttttcaagttttccCTAAAGATtcaatataatcattttaatattaaaagcataaaaaattaaagttgagacgaatattttaatctattgCATGCAAGActatatatcatatttgtcTCTCGAACGCCGACAAACATTGTGCATCGTTccaaatttattctattttcgcaaaaatacAAGACGCATGCGCGATCCCTCAGAATTAAT
The nucleotide sequence above comes from Linepithema humile isolate Giens D197 chromosome 4, Lhum_UNIL_v1.0, whole genome shotgun sequence. Encoded proteins:
- the LOC105672601 gene encoding mitogen-activated protein kinase p38a isoform X3; this encodes MLKHMNHENVIGLLDVFHPSSSLEDFQHVYLVTHLMGADLNNIVRTQKLSDDHVQFLVYQILRGLKYIHSAGIIHRDLKPSNIAVNEDCELKILDFGLARPTENEMTGYVATRWYRAPEIMLNWMHYNQTVDIWSVGCIMAELLTGRTLFPGTDHIHQLNLIMEILGTPRDEFMKKISSESARNYIQSLPPLKKKNFKEVFRGANPLAIDLLELMLELDAEKRITAEQALAHSYLAQYADPTDEPVSLPYDQSFEDMDLPVEKWKELVYHEVVNFVPQQLPTLSATIETTS
- the LOC105672601 gene encoding mitogen-activated protein kinase p38b isoform X2; this translates as MPQFYKIEINRTEWEVPERYQLLTPVGSGAYGQVCSAVDTTTGQKVAIKKLARPFQSAVHAKRTYRELRMLKHMNHENVIGLLDVFHPSSSLEDFQHVYLVTHLMGADLNNIVRTQKLSDDHVQFLVYQILRGLKYIHSAGIIHRDLKPSNIAVNEDCELKILDFGLARPTENEMTGYVATRWYRAPEIMLNWMHYNQTVDIWSVGCIMAELLTGRTLFPGTDHIDHLTRVLVLCGTPTGETLSKVTSQEARNYIQSLPPLKKKNFKEVFRGANPLAIDLLELMLELDAEKRITAEQALAHSYLAQYADPTDEPVSLPYDQSFEDMDLPVEKWKELVYHEVVNFVPQQLPTLSATIETTS
- the LOC105672601 gene encoding mitogen-activated protein kinase p38b isoform X1, which encodes MPQFYKIEINRTEWEVPERYQLLTPVGSGAYGQVCSAVDTTTGQKVAIKKLARPFQSAVHAKRTYRELRMLKHMNHENVIGLLDVFHPSSSLEDFQHVYLVTHLMGADLNNIVRTQKLSDDHVQFLVYQILRGLKYIHSAGIIHRDLKPSNIAVNEDCELKILDFGLARPTENEMTGYVATRWYRAPEIMLNWMHYNQTVDIWSVGCIMAELLTGRTLFPGTDHIHQLNLIMEILGTPRDEFMKKISSESARNYIQSLPPLKKKNFKEVFRGANPLAIDLLELMLELDAEKRITAEQALAHSYLAQYADPTDEPVSLPYDQSFEDMDLPVEKWKELVYHEVVNFVPQQLPTLSATIETTS